A genomic window from Sparus aurata chromosome 14, fSpaAur1.1, whole genome shotgun sequence includes:
- the cyb5r3 gene encoding NADH-cytochrome b5 reductase 3, with product MLSYIIGLIRGGFDGIINLIFRLFFSKRRAAITLEDPNIKYALRLIDKQIVSHDTRKFRFALPSPEHVLGLPIGQHIYLSARIDGKLVVRPYTPVSSDDDKGYVDLVVKIYFKDVNPKFPEGGKMSQYLESLKINDTIDFRGPSGLLVYKGRGVFAIQPEKKSPAVTKNAKNLGMIAGGTGITPMLQIITAVMKDPQDQTVCHLLFANQTEKDILLRPELEEIQVSNPDRFKLWFTVDRAPEDWEYSRGFISEDMVRERLPPPSDDTLILMCGPPPMIQFACNPNLDKVGHSSSCTFTF from the exons ATGCTGTCTTACATCATTGGT CTGATCCGGGGCGGCTTTGATGGCATCATCAACCTGATCTTCAGACTCTTCTTCTCCAAGAGGAGAGCAGCCATCACCTTAGAGGACCCCAACATCAAGTATGCACTGCGGCTGATAGACAAACAG ATCGTCAGTCACGACACAAGGAAGTTTCGCTTCGCCCTGCCCTCCCCTGAACACGTCCTGGGTCTCCCCATTG ggcaGCACATCTATTTGTCTGCTAGAATCGACGGGAAGCTGGTCGTGCGTCCGTACACGCCGGTGTCCAGCGATGATGACAAAGGCTACGTGGACCTGGTGGTGAAG atttaCTTCAAAGATGTGAACCCTAAATTCCCAGAGGGAGGGAAGATGAGTCAGTATCTGGAGAGCCTCAAGATCAACGACACTATCGACTTCAGAGGACCGAGTGGTCTGCTCGTTTACAAAGGCAGAG GTGTTTTTGCCATTCAACCAGAGAAAAAGTCTCCAGCTGTGACCAAGAACGCCAAAAATCTGGGCATGATTGCTGGAGGGACGG GAATCACTCCCATGTTGCAGATCATCACAGCTGTGATGAAGGATCCTCAGGACCAGACGGTGTGTCACCTGCTGTTCGCCAACCAG ACTGAGAAAGACATCCTGTTGAGACCAGAACTGGAGGAGATTCAAGTCAGCAACCCGGACCGGTTCAAGCTGTGGTTCACTGTGGACAGAGCACCTGAAG acTGGGAGTACAGCCGAGGCTTCATCAGTGAAGACATGGTGAGGGAACGCCTTCCTCCGCCCAGTGACGACACTCTCATCCTGATGTGTGGACCTCCACCTATGATCCAGTTCGCCTGCAACCCAAACCTGGACAAAGTCGGCCACTCGAGCAGCTGCACGTTCACCTTCTAG
- the LOC115595492 gene encoding liprin-beta-1-like yields MMSDASDMLAAALEQMDGIIAGSKAMDYSNGLFDCQSPTSPFLGGLRVLHLLEDLRGALELMDNEERDNLRCQIPDSTAEGLAEWLHGRLTNGHGSEAVYQERLSRLESDKECLILQVSVLTDQVEVQGEKIRDLDNCLEHHRGKLNATEELLQQELLNRSTLETQKLELMTEVSSLKLKLSAVERDHRDNEGLYQEVTDLRFRVTDIENERLQCEKKLKTTKEELQLLQRQLEEREVELRRLKDESRLRVEGHNRAEGDTEVLKMKRVLESLASSNNEKERRIKELEETLTKCKKVQELVKDKLKDDDYADILDDPSVPVSMEVDQVTLALVGEAGRSSGESIPCIAVLSEMNELDRERQLQAAESSSDVPQPGSSDQGKNKAGPGSSPPTRSNATSDESFGTKKARSSFGRGFFKLRGAKQTASSPNLAETERKGTEHLDLAGVPPRKSHDAAPLPSSPETKKKSKGFRKFFGRLKRSHSTSFNLDDAAEMEFRRGGVRATAGPRLGWSRESKQNAVDVPFSRWSRDDVCAWLHEQGLGLYVAQCHGWIKSGQTLLQASQHDLEKELCMKQPLHRKKLQLALQALGSEDDDLKGKLDHNWVNRWLDDIGLPQYKSHFDEARVDGRVLHYMTVEDLLSLKVGSVLHHLSIKRAVQVLRLNSYDPSCLRRRPSDENNFTPAEIAQWTNHRVMEWLRSVDLAEYAPNLRGSGVHGGLMVLEPRFNVEALALLLNIPPNKTLLRRHLATHFHLLIGSEAQRLKQDCLENPDYTVLTATAKVKPRRLSFGGFGTLRKKRQDDGEEYICPMNVEMPKSSSFQRGRVLIYEENLEHLEQMEDSEGTVRQIGAFSDGINNLTSMLKEDEFYHEVSVGPPEVDAAAKENSGV; encoded by the exons ATGATGTCTGACGCCAGTGACATGTTGGCAGCCGCCTTGGAGCAAATGGACGGGATCATAGCAG GCTCCAAGGCCATGGACTACTCCAATGGGCTGTTTGACTGCCAGTCGCCCACTTCACCGTTCCTGGGTGGCCTTCGGGTGCTGCATCTGCTGGAGGACCTACGGGGGGCGCTGGAGCTGATGGACAATGAGGAGAGGGACAACCTGCGGTGTCAGATCCCTGATTCCACGGCAGAGGGGCTGGCAGAGTGGCTGCATGGACGACTG ACGAACGGCCACGGCTCAGAAGCAGTCTACCAAGAACGTCTGTCACGACTGGAGAGTGACAAAGAGTGTCTCATTCTTCAG GTAAGTGTTCTAACAGACCAGGTGGAAGTTCAAGGTGAAAAGATACGGGACCTAGACAACTGCCTTGAGCATCACCGGGGGAAACTAAATGCtacagaggagctgctgcaacaa GAGCTGTTGAACCGGTCGACGCTGGAGACCCAAAAGCTGGAGCTGATGACTGAGGTGTCTAGTCTGAAGCTGAAGCTGTCCGCTGTGGAGAGAGACCACCGGGACAATGAG GGTTTGTACCAGGAAGTAACGGACCTGCGGTTCAGGGTGACTGACATAGAGAATGAAAGACTGCAGTGTGAGAAGAAACTCAAAACTACAAAA gaggagctgcagcttcTGCAGAGGCAGCTGGAGGAGCGAGAGGTGGAGCTGCGGAGGCTGAAGGACGAGAGCAGACTGAGGGTGGAGGGCCACAACAGAGCTGAGGGAG ATACAGAAGTGTTGAAGATGAAGAGAGTGCTGGAGTCACTGGCATCATCCAACAATGAGAAG GAACGAAGGATAAAAGAGCTGGAGGAGACTCTGACAAAGTGCAAGAAAGTGCAGGAGTTGGTCAAAG ACAAGTTAAAGGACGACGACTATGCAGATATCCTAGATGATCCCTCTGTTCCTGTATCCATGGAGGTGGATCAGGTCACCCTGGCGTTGGTGGGGGAAGCAGGAAGGAGCTCTGGCGAG TCCATTCCATGTATAGCTGTGCTGTCTGAGATGAATGAACTGGACAGAGAACGACAGCTACAGGCAGCAGAGAG CTCCTCAGACGTCCCACAGCCAGGCAGCTCTGACCAG GGTAAAAATAAAGCAGGACCCGGTTCTTCACCTCCCACCAGATCAAACGCCACAAGTGATGAGAGTTTTGGCACCAAGAAGGCTCGTTCCTCTTTCGGTCGTGGCTTCTTCAAGCTGCGAGGAGCGAAGCAGACGGCCAGCTCTCCAAACCTCG CTGAGACAGAACGTAAAGGCACAGAGCATCTGGACTTGGCCGGCGTCCCTCCACGTAAATCGCATGATGCAGCTCCTCTGCCGTCCTCACCTGAAACCAAAAAGAAGTCTAAAGGCTTCAGGAAGTTCTTTGGCAG GTTAAAGAGGAGCCACTCTACCTCCTTCAACCTCGATGATGCAGCAGAGATGGAGTTCAGGAGGGGCGGAGTCAGAGCCACCGCCGGCCCTCGACTCGGCTGGTCGCGTGAATCTAAACAAAA TGCTGTCGATGTTCCGTTCTCACGGTGGAGTAGAGATGATGTGTGTGCGTGGCTTCACGAGCAGGGCCTCGGCCTTTATGTGGCCCAGTGTCACGGCTGGATCAAGTCCGGACAAACACTACTGCAGGCGTCACAGCATGATCTGGAGAAG gagCTGTGCATGAAGCAGCCTCTCCACAGGAAGAAGCTGCAGCTCGCTCTGCAGGCTCTCGGCTCAGAGGACGACGACCTGAAGGGCAAACTGGACCACAACTGGGTGAACA GGTGGCTGGACGACATCGGCCTCCCGCAGTACAAAAGTCACTTTGACGAGGCTCGTGTTGACGGACGCGTGCTGCACTACATGACTGTG GAGGACTTGCTGTCTCTGAAGGTGGGCAGTGTTCTCCATCATCTCAGCATCAAGAGGGCCGTTCAAGTCCTCCGCCTCAACTCCTACGATCCAAGCTGTCTCAGACGACGACCCTCTGATGAG aACAACTTCACACCCGCAGAGATCGCCCAGTGGACCAACCACAGAGTGATGGAGTGGCTGCGGTCTGTGGATCTGGCTGAATACGCTCCAAATCTGAGAGGCAGCGGGGTTCATGGAGGGCTGATG GTGTTGGAGCCTCGCTTCAATGTGGAAGCGCTCGCCCTCCTGCTCAACATTCCTCCCAACAAAACCCTGCTGAGACGCCACCTGGCAACACACTTCCACCTGCTCATCGGCTCCGAGGCGCAACGGCTCAAACAGGACTGTCTGGAAAACCCAGACTACACCGTCCTCACCGCCACCGCCAAGGTCAAG CCCAGACGTCTGTCGTTCGGCGGTTTTGGCACTTTGAGGAAGAAACGTCAGGATGATGGCGAGGAGTACATCTGCCCCATGAACGTGGAAATGCCAAAGAGCAGCAGCTTCCAGAGAGGAAGAGTCCTGATCTACGAGGAGAACCTGGAACACCTGGAACAG ATGGAAGACTCTGAAGGGACGGTGAGACAGATCGGAGCGTTTTCAGATGGAATCAATAATCTAACG agcaTGCTGAAGGAAGACGAGTTTTACCACGAGGTGTCAGTCGGCCCTCCGGAGGTCGACGCAGCAGCAAAAGAAAACTCCGGTGTTTGA